A portion of the Parasedimentitalea marina genome contains these proteins:
- a CDS encoding DUF3592 domain-containing protein, whose amino-acid sequence METPSFWIRVLIFILFVALPIYFVVIGSRLTLKTLRFKERAQSITGTVVEIIKTNSPADRHSEQFVYQPVFEFPMPDGSVLRGKSASISSNMNYTIGSQHPILVDFDDPATVHTKGNHALIIGVMCILLGGIAAAFGLSAVFSMI is encoded by the coding sequence TTGGAAACTCCGTCGTTTTGGATTCGTGTTTTAATTTTCATCTTATTTGTCGCCCTGCCAATATACTTTGTTGTTATAGGCAGTCGTCTGACACTTAAGACGCTTCGATTCAAAGAGCGTGCTCAATCAATCACTGGCACGGTTGTTGAGATCATAAAAACCAATAGTCCAGCCGACAGACACAGTGAACAATTCGTCTATCAGCCGGTATTCGAATTTCCGATGCCGGATGGGTCTGTCTTACGTGGGAAGTCCGCTAGCATCAGCAGCAATATGAATTACACCATCGGCAGCCAACATCCGATTTTGGTCGATTTCGACGATCCCGCCACTGTGCACACCAAAGGCAATCATGCCTTAATTATTGGAGTCATGTGTATTTTGCTCGGTGGCATTGCAGCGGCCTTTGGGCTTAGCGCTGTATTTTCCATGATTTAG
- a CDS encoding Vps62-related protein: protein MMKPFIGKVVNLPANGGTWSVDIARRNGHGCDGENAVLFARAKSDGPSTDAVAFSDRERTFHISGDGGMWVDTKRTGLPGFFKQTGSGQTFQWVLTEPLAPLSADVMTDLLRKYAPTVYLAKGEDYNPSSVDWAFPYLVRVRRGDKYWLYTKQELDSPTDGDLEVFKGQGANATVYGFVVRKAAVYDLVYFTYYPYNRGKHIKLLNDSVFGNHVGDWENVVVRLDQNLNPTAVYLSQHDKGEMVAWADIPKSADTHPIVYAAAGSHGYYSSPGNHQYHSNPPLVDETSVGTVWDTQTNLVGFNFNAKQGVAGSNWPEWMNVSQPLSNSSPINTAPGAGPIYRWGNGENGCGGVLKIYQDAAGACRLEDGPTGPIDKLERWDVSAQCLPGKQISTLYQSAVCD, encoded by the coding sequence ATGATGAAACCCTTCATCGGCAAGGTGGTCAATTTGCCTGCAAATGGAGGGACGTGGTCCGTCGATATCGCCAGACGCAATGGTCATGGCTGCGACGGAGAGAATGCGGTCTTGTTTGCCAGGGCTAAAAGCGATGGCCCAAGCACCGACGCTGTGGCATTTAGTGATCGTGAACGCACGTTCCACATATCGGGTGACGGTGGAATGTGGGTGGACACCAAACGCACTGGTCTCCCTGGGTTCTTCAAGCAAACCGGATCTGGCCAGACATTCCAGTGGGTTCTGACCGAGCCGTTGGCGCCCCTGTCCGCAGACGTCATGACTGATCTGCTTCGCAAGTATGCGCCGACGGTCTACTTGGCCAAAGGAGAAGATTATAATCCCTCGTCTGTTGACTGGGCATTCCCATATTTGGTCCGGGTAAGACGCGGAGACAAATACTGGCTTTACACCAAACAGGAACTCGACAGCCCAACTGACGGCGATCTGGAGGTCTTTAAGGGGCAGGGTGCAAATGCCACGGTCTATGGCTTTGTTGTCCGCAAGGCCGCAGTCTATGACTTGGTGTATTTTACGTATTACCCTTACAACCGTGGTAAACATATCAAGCTTCTGAATGATTCAGTCTTTGGCAATCACGTGGGGGATTGGGAAAACGTTGTGGTTCGATTAGATCAGAACCTCAATCCCACAGCAGTCTACCTTTCTCAACATGACAAGGGCGAAATGGTGGCCTGGGCTGACATCCCAAAATCCGCTGATACGCATCCAATTGTCTATGCGGCAGCGGGATCGCATGGTTATTATTCATCTCCCGGCAATCACCAGTATCACAGCAATCCACCTTTGGTCGATGAGACCAGCGTTGGCACGGTTTGGGACACCCAGACAAACTTGGTTGGATTCAACTTCAACGCAAAACAAGGCGTTGCTGGATCTAATTGGCCAGAATGGATGAACGTCTCACAACCGCTTTCAAATTCCAGTCCTATAAACACTGCCCCTGGAGCGGGTCCAATCTATCGCTGGGGCAACGGTGAAAACGGCTGCGGCGGTGTTTTGAAGATCTATCAGGATGCCGCAGGAGCTTGCCGTCTGGAGGATGGACCGACCGGCCCCATCGACAAACTAGAACGATGGGACGTTTCAGCCCAATGCCTCCCCGGCAAACAAATCAGCACTTTGTACCAAAGTGCAGTCTGTGACTGA
- a CDS encoding AAA family ATPase, with protein MLQFPTRKSEALLAYLVEQRGKALSRETLADLLWPYSGPDQARASLRQEISVVRKALGADNVASIFSEGDRIGFSEGDAVVDLWCFNEIDSETVSRDGRKELLALYTAPFLDTFRIRSQPFSDWVWATRQTQEARALRFGDTLMAQWADAGFADNLTEIAQHLCRIDPTYEPAHCGLVEYYVKQGDFHLAKHQMRQCEVALKTHLDTEPSFETRRLAATLEKKSIEPRRQIIRPSRPEEQAFPAQQRRFVLILSVLADNRSEDPEEYEQIAKDLAALTNQIIQARGGVQLHLGNDRIHACFGYPTTHDKIADAAVGAAFDIGLAMGKEPARYSTCRIGISAGLALVSIDDQTGHSDFKVSGAVQRDAEDLARAAPPGAVYVSTAVKSLLSPAIRLKEVDGVDGVDGVDGVQEAIANHLPKNGQPWDLSQGKSHVMVGREAQLAQILGNLTLTKSAVGSAVAITGAPGTGKSRLVEEVAVVARDQGFDIKYFHGNMNEKQSTLAPVIDYMQRAGAFGNPENMPVAHRLEQWLSNVDPELSMAADYFASLTGNSTRTATNGAPIPKSVKERALDFFATHAGLATVQQPVLMVFEDIHWFDPTTCEAIGRLIEALGRSCVCVLLVARDGEFPEVLGHPLVQNITLSPLDVQSAEALLRGLLKDTQVSTATLSNILERAEGNPLFLEEFAKAAEARSKRSVLGEVDNSIVDPISGEEVIGTPDRLSPLLLSRIDIIPGAVRVLQHASILGRRFSLSQLSKILHPVAILSSLFNELEAAGIIFATNRGRDTTYIFKHALINEAIYSTIPMRSRSILHKSAALALNSDEMPVNDGKVARHYRAANAHKDAGHFFERSGDQAGRVSAHAEAIFEYSDALAMIGHLPLSRDRMYKELLLNRKIAAQIIGLHGIPTSEATPFYTIANELSRELADQEEAVNAAWGLWSIHLMVAELDDCLNIVTAAEEGLDWQASPVARLIVDYMLGVTHAYRGTLNLASEHLENVGGYDNQSMTDDLLNRFGMDIRLTADSFLAWVYALQGQTNNAAAASQRALDRAKRNKNGLSHVFAHVFSATKCLFLGQLKEARRLAEIGLKGAQEMQFKQWIAQSKMQLARVADLMGDPGALEALQEAMSEYRQANMVLARPYMQVWIAEAMIRRRLYREALMELDELREFTAVSQECFFDSAAQVARELALEKLASDENYTVFSDPF; from the coding sequence TTGTTACAATTTCCGACCCGGAAATCCGAAGCTCTGTTGGCCTATTTGGTCGAGCAAAGAGGCAAAGCACTTTCCCGAGAGACATTGGCCGACCTATTGTGGCCGTATAGCGGCCCTGATCAGGCGCGTGCAAGCCTAAGGCAAGAGATCTCGGTGGTGCGCAAAGCGCTTGGCGCTGACAATGTTGCCAGTATTTTTTCTGAAGGTGATCGGATCGGTTTTTCTGAAGGTGACGCAGTGGTCGACCTGTGGTGCTTTAACGAGATCGATAGCGAAACTGTATCACGTGATGGGCGAAAAGAACTGCTCGCACTGTACACCGCCCCATTTCTGGATACTTTTCGAATTCGTAGCCAACCCTTTTCCGATTGGGTCTGGGCAACACGCCAAACGCAAGAAGCGAGGGCGTTGAGGTTTGGCGATACCCTGATGGCTCAATGGGCTGACGCTGGCTTTGCAGATAACCTGACCGAGATCGCACAACATCTCTGCAGGATTGATCCGACATATGAGCCAGCGCACTGCGGGCTTGTTGAGTATTACGTCAAACAAGGTGATTTTCATCTTGCCAAGCATCAGATGCGACAATGTGAGGTTGCGCTGAAAACACATCTGGATACAGAGCCCTCTTTTGAAACAAGGCGTTTGGCGGCAACGCTGGAAAAAAAATCCATTGAGCCGCGCCGCCAAATTATCCGCCCATCTAGACCTGAAGAGCAAGCTTTCCCAGCGCAACAAAGGCGATTTGTCCTTATTCTATCGGTTCTTGCGGATAATCGCAGTGAAGATCCGGAAGAGTATGAACAGATCGCGAAGGATTTAGCCGCACTTACTAATCAGATCATCCAAGCCCGCGGTGGCGTCCAACTACACTTGGGAAATGACCGCATTCACGCCTGTTTCGGGTATCCAACCACACATGACAAGATCGCAGATGCGGCGGTTGGTGCAGCTTTCGATATCGGTCTTGCCATGGGTAAGGAACCCGCAAGATATTCGACCTGCCGGATTGGCATATCAGCTGGACTGGCGCTGGTTTCTATTGATGACCAGACAGGCCATTCTGACTTCAAAGTGTCCGGTGCCGTTCAGCGGGACGCCGAGGATCTGGCGCGCGCCGCACCGCCAGGGGCCGTCTATGTCAGCACCGCGGTAAAGAGCTTGTTGTCACCTGCGATCCGGCTCAAGGAAGTTGACGGCGTTGACGGCGTTGACGGCGTTGACGGTGTTCAGGAGGCCATTGCAAACCATTTGCCAAAGAATGGCCAGCCTTGGGATCTGTCACAAGGCAAAAGCCATGTGATGGTTGGGCGCGAAGCACAATTGGCGCAGATATTGGGCAATCTGACGCTGACCAAATCAGCCGTAGGGAGTGCTGTTGCAATTACTGGAGCTCCGGGGACCGGTAAATCGAGACTGGTTGAAGAAGTTGCAGTTGTCGCCCGTGACCAAGGGTTCGACATCAAATACTTTCATGGCAACATGAATGAAAAGCAGTCAACGCTCGCGCCGGTCATCGACTACATGCAACGCGCAGGCGCATTCGGAAATCCGGAAAATATGCCTGTGGCGCATAGACTGGAGCAGTGGCTGTCGAATGTGGACCCGGAACTCTCAATGGCGGCCGACTATTTTGCGTCTCTCACGGGCAATTCTACTAGGACGGCAACGAACGGAGCACCAATACCCAAATCAGTCAAGGAAAGGGCGTTGGACTTTTTTGCTACGCATGCGGGTCTCGCCACTGTGCAGCAGCCAGTTCTGATGGTTTTTGAAGACATTCACTGGTTTGATCCGACAACTTGCGAGGCAATAGGGCGATTAATCGAAGCCCTAGGTAGGTCTTGCGTTTGTGTACTGTTGGTTGCGCGTGATGGGGAATTTCCAGAGGTTTTGGGGCACCCATTGGTTCAAAATATAACCCTTTCGCCACTTGATGTTCAAAGTGCAGAAGCATTGCTGCGCGGGTTACTCAAAGACACGCAGGTTTCCACAGCTACGCTGTCCAACATTCTGGAACGGGCCGAAGGCAATCCACTGTTTCTCGAAGAGTTTGCAAAAGCAGCGGAAGCTCGCAGCAAACGAAGCGTCTTGGGTGAGGTTGACAATTCCATTGTGGACCCGATCAGTGGAGAAGAGGTGATAGGCACCCCGGATCGGCTTTCACCACTTCTTTTGTCTCGTATAGATATCATTCCTGGCGCGGTGCGAGTCTTACAGCACGCGTCGATACTGGGGCGGCGCTTCTCGCTTAGTCAGCTCTCCAAGATCCTGCACCCAGTCGCCATTCTGTCGTCTTTGTTTAACGAGCTTGAAGCCGCTGGAATTATTTTTGCGACGAACCGTGGACGCGACACTACCTATATCTTCAAACACGCTTTGATCAATGAGGCGATCTATTCGACAATTCCTATGCGCAGCCGTTCCATCCTGCACAAGTCTGCGGCACTGGCGTTGAATAGCGATGAAATGCCTGTGAATGACGGCAAAGTGGCGCGCCATTACCGGGCTGCGAATGCGCATAAAGATGCGGGGCATTTTTTTGAACGCTCTGGAGATCAAGCAGGTCGTGTCTCTGCTCACGCAGAGGCCATTTTTGAATACTCCGATGCACTTGCGATGATCGGGCATTTACCCTTGTCGCGGGATCGCATGTACAAAGAACTGCTGCTGAACCGAAAAATCGCAGCCCAGATCATTGGCTTGCATGGCATCCCAACCAGCGAAGCCACCCCGTTTTACACTATTGCGAATGAACTTAGCCGTGAACTTGCGGATCAGGAAGAAGCTGTGAATGCTGCTTGGGGGCTTTGGAGTATTCACTTGATGGTCGCCGAACTGGACGACTGTCTGAATATTGTGACTGCTGCGGAGGAGGGCTTGGATTGGCAAGCCTCACCAGTGGCACGATTGATTGTCGACTATATGCTGGGCGTTACCCATGCCTATCGTGGGACGCTCAATCTGGCTTCAGAGCACCTTGAGAATGTTGGTGGCTATGATAACCAATCTATGACCGATGATTTGCTCAACCGCTTTGGAATGGATATCAGACTTACCGCTGATAGCTTTCTTGCGTGGGTTTACGCGCTTCAGGGGCAAACCAATAATGCAGCTGCCGCATCGCAGCGTGCTTTGGATCGGGCGAAGCGAAACAAAAATGGGCTCAGTCATGTTTTTGCACATGTTTTTTCCGCGACCAAATGCCTGTTCCTTGGTCAGCTAAAAGAAGCGCGACGGCTGGCTGAAATCGGCCTTAAGGGCGCCCAGGAGATGCAGTTCAAACAATGGATCGCACAGTCCAAAATGCAATTGGCACGCGTGGCCGATCTAATGGGTGATCCAGGCGCACTAGAGGCGCTTCAGGAGGCTATGTCTGAGTACCGACAGGCAAACATGGTTTTGGCGCGCCCCTACATGCAGGTTTGGATCGCAGAAGCGATGATTAGAAGGCGTCTATATCGTGAGGCCCTGATGGAACTTGATGAACTGAGAGAGTTCACCGCTGTATCACAGGAATGCTTTTTTGATTCAGCGGCACAGGTTGCACGAGAGCTGGCACTGGAAAAGCTTGCGTCCGACGAAAACTATACTGTGTTTTCAGATCCGTTTTGA
- a CDS encoding prolyl hydroxylase family protein, whose amino-acid sequence MYQEILRESQLYSVNPLVGCIDNFVPQKTIVEIEAALKAVDLQSAAVASSTGAVVSENRTAENYKIRPGTIPVVEDVTDKIARLFRLKNNLCEYPEFISYQEGGEFQRHFDAALSGSMPSRRTDNTASSQRVFTGVLYLNQDFSGGTTRFPRLDVELQPKLGRLAFWQNTKPGAATVHTLSMHQGCPVTKGNKRIITFWFRDNPWDPVNIA is encoded by the coding sequence TTGTATCAAGAAATTCTTCGTGAATCACAGCTCTATAGCGTTAACCCGCTGGTTGGATGTATCGATAACTTCGTGCCACAAAAAACCATTGTAGAGATTGAAGCAGCGCTTAAAGCCGTTGACCTTCAATCCGCAGCCGTCGCAAGCTCAACTGGCGCAGTCGTTTCGGAAAACAGGACAGCGGAAAACTATAAGATACGGCCTGGAACGATTCCCGTGGTTGAGGACGTCACTGACAAAATAGCGCGCCTTTTCAGGCTAAAGAACAACCTTTGTGAATACCCTGAATTCATCTCCTATCAAGAAGGGGGAGAGTTTCAACGGCATTTTGATGCGGCATTGTCTGGCTCAATGCCTAGTCGCAGAACGGATAATACGGCGTCTAGTCAAAGAGTATTCACCGGCGTGTTGTATCTGAACCAGGATTTCTCTGGCGGCACAACACGTTTTCCGCGGCTAGATGTTGAATTGCAGCCAAAACTTGGAAGACTGGCATTTTGGCAAAACACCAAGCCGGGAGCCGCCACAGTGCATACCCTCAGCATGCATCAAGGGTGCCCAGTGACGAAAGGAAACAAACGGATTATCACTTTCTGGTTTCGCGACAACCCTTGGGATCCAGTGAATATTGCGTAG
- a CDS encoding acyl carrier protein: MSTSDSISQQVTRAFQECFPDDAIDLESDFFDLGGDSLTLVSLCASLEVKMGFNIPPSKLLYHPTVEELAAAIEALPGGAVI, encoded by the coding sequence TTGTCGACTTCTGATAGTATTTCGCAACAGGTAACCAGAGCCTTTCAAGAATGCTTCCCCGATGATGCAATTGACCTTGAAAGCGATTTTTTCGACCTTGGGGGAGATTCCTTAACGCTTGTGAGTCTTTGCGCATCCCTTGAGGTCAAGATGGGTTTCAATATCCCCCCCTCCAAGCTTTTGTACCACCCAACAGTAGAAGAGCTAGCCGCCGCCATTGAAGCATTGCCGGGGGGGGCTGTGATCTGA
- a CDS encoding class I adenylate-forming enzyme family protein: MPFEERNIGSLIADLAISDPDAPCVEQDGICHSRAEVINSAAVLVDFFKGHRVTAGASVAIVAVDRLRALEAMIALWSLDAAVLLLDPRQPIGEIQTVKEKVGLDSVFTDSKSFARRGGFDLIPARDSTMKCAMGLHFSSGSQHCDALILSSSGTTGFPRFRRVTHQAFLEGLWASGQLLNNQIPLSAVSVGSLAFGAVLSHWIKLLINGKFLLSLPLIFGVQELHQALTRSDIQSVGLPPVLITDLLEFHKENTAAQDGPAYPHITRMASLGGPISPDKLVQAYRMLTPGVKNMYSMSGVGAVSILSGDEVLEKPNSVGKPFSEVTIRIEDETSGLCPIGQIGRIVAKPNWKDGAAPIDTGDYGWIDEDGYLFIQGRSEQTACRNSINVNLLDLEFDVKRIMGVRDCIAFAVQADGSPDDMIFLAVETKIDLDRAKKQMKSSLASYRRPDRIMICSHLPRNSSNKIALRTVKNMAIEEETQFVDF; the protein is encoded by the coding sequence ATGCCATTTGAAGAACGTAACATCGGCTCCCTTATTGCGGACTTGGCTATATCCGATCCCGACGCGCCCTGCGTCGAGCAAGACGGAATATGCCATTCACGCGCAGAGGTCATCAATTCTGCTGCGGTGCTTGTCGATTTTTTCAAAGGTCACCGTGTCACTGCCGGCGCTTCGGTTGCAATTGTAGCCGTTGACCGTCTTAGGGCGTTGGAAGCCATGATCGCACTGTGGTCTCTGGATGCTGCAGTTCTTTTACTTGATCCAAGGCAGCCGATAGGGGAAATCCAAACCGTAAAAGAGAAGGTCGGCCTCGACTCTGTCTTTACAGACTCAAAAAGCTTCGCTCGAAGAGGGGGGTTCGACCTTATTCCAGCAAGAGACTCCACAATGAAATGCGCTATGGGCCTGCATTTCTCGTCCGGATCTCAGCACTGTGATGCGCTGATCTTGTCATCATCAGGCACAACGGGATTTCCGCGGTTTCGACGGGTGACTCATCAGGCGTTTCTGGAAGGGCTCTGGGCATCAGGGCAACTATTGAACAATCAAATTCCGCTGTCGGCGGTAAGTGTCGGAAGTCTTGCCTTTGGTGCCGTGTTGTCCCACTGGATCAAACTTTTGATCAACGGCAAGTTTTTACTTAGTCTGCCATTGATATTCGGGGTTCAGGAACTGCATCAAGCCCTTACCAGATCAGACATCCAATCTGTCGGATTGCCTCCTGTTTTGATCACAGATTTGCTTGAATTTCATAAGGAAAACACCGCAGCTCAGGATGGGCCTGCCTATCCGCATATTACACGAATGGCATCGCTGGGGGGGCCAATTTCACCTGATAAGCTGGTGCAAGCCTATCGGATGCTCACACCTGGTGTGAAAAACATGTATTCGATGTCTGGCGTGGGTGCAGTGTCTATCCTGTCCGGAGATGAGGTTCTTGAAAAGCCTAACTCGGTTGGAAAACCGTTCTCGGAAGTTACAATTCGTATTGAGGATGAAACCAGTGGATTATGCCCAATCGGCCAGATCGGGCGCATCGTCGCCAAGCCAAATTGGAAAGATGGTGCTGCGCCAATCGACACGGGTGACTATGGTTGGATTGACGAAGACGGGTATTTATTCATCCAAGGGCGGTCAGAACAAACCGCCTGTCGCAATTCGATCAATGTGAACCTTTTGGACTTGGAATTTGATGTGAAGCGAATAATGGGTGTCAGGGATTGCATTGCGTTTGCGGTTCAGGCGGATGGTTCTCCGGATGACATGATTTTCTTGGCTGTCGAGACCAAGATCGACTTAGATCGGGCAAAAAAACAAATGAAATCTTCTTTGGCATCTTATCGTCGACCAGATAGAATTATGATTTGTTCGCATTTGCCGCGCAACTCTTCGAACAAGATTGCACTGCGTACTGTAAAGAACATGGCAATAGAAGAGGAAACCCAATTTGTCGACTTCTGA
- a CDS encoding aKG-HExxH-type peptide beta-hydroxylase, with protein MQNYLFPNVTFVAATRHRIRLKLFESLHHLIYDVLATKFSPPVSEQELKGMILGGSNFPKPAIFALHGSLLNAAINAHTSDVPELFRILKDQRLRDTEETGTINVTPLSSNSMHQDEVFLLKSAFADDIGLTTSLMAPPSPEVERATALVSEAINALDLGARPWMEELLLLANQVYFAVAESEGELLFGGAAVFDAFGAVLMNPLAFRDPATVLMALIHESSHQQMFLFHLDDPVLLNDASATFSSPLRAQPRPMEGIFHALWVSARMVLAAETVLKSPSRPTWAQDLLEHQARALEAFRDCEQTVAEHGELSDFGLELFENARETIHAI; from the coding sequence ATGCAAAACTATCTCTTTCCAAACGTTACATTTGTCGCGGCAACCAGACACCGAATACGATTGAAGTTATTTGAGTCACTCCACCACCTGATATATGATGTTTTGGCCACAAAGTTCAGCCCACCGGTTTCAGAACAGGAACTTAAAGGTATGATATTGGGTGGGTCGAATTTTCCGAAACCGGCGATATTCGCCCTTCATGGATCCTTGCTCAATGCAGCAATCAACGCTCATACGTCAGATGTTCCCGAGCTTTTTCGAATTCTGAAAGATCAAAGGCTCCGGGATACTGAAGAGACAGGCACGATCAACGTCACGCCACTTTCAAGCAACAGCATGCACCAGGACGAAGTTTTTCTTCTGAAATCAGCATTTGCGGATGACATAGGTTTGACGACAAGCTTGATGGCGCCGCCGTCGCCAGAGGTCGAGCGCGCCACAGCCTTGGTGAGCGAGGCGATCAATGCACTCGACCTTGGTGCGAGACCTTGGATGGAGGAGCTGCTGTTGCTAGCAAATCAAGTTTATTTTGCTGTGGCCGAGTCAGAAGGAGAGCTTCTGTTCGGGGGGGCGGCAGTCTTTGATGCCTTTGGCGCGGTCTTGATGAACCCGCTGGCGTTCCGGGATCCTGCTACTGTGCTGATGGCGTTAATTCACGAAAGCTCACATCAGCAAATGTTCCTGTTTCATCTCGACGACCCAGTTTTACTGAACGATGCAAGCGCAACTTTTTCGTCTCCGCTGCGTGCGCAGCCACGCCCAATGGAAGGTATTTTCCATGCATTGTGGGTTTCGGCCCGTATGGTTCTTGCGGCTGAGACGGTGTTGAAGTCCCCCAGTAGACCAACCTGGGCGCAAGATTTGCTTGAGCATCAAGCGCGCGCACTTGAAGCGTTTCGGGACTGTGAACAGACTGTTGCTGAACATGGTGAACTGTCGGATTTCGGCCTCGAACTGTTTGAAAACGCACGAGAAACTATCCATGCCATTTGA
- a CDS encoding substrate-binding domain-containing protein encodes MAKASARLTTLAAGSDTQLSGTVRITASVVVSHYLLPEIIAEIRLAEPDIEIELVPSDTTESLMYRDADIAIRMYRPTQLDIVTRKIAEQPLAIYASHELLGRLGQPQNFEDLAAMPFVGFDRSDMIIRSMREIGLMVDRHFFGVRCDDQATYWELVRAGCGAGAMQTVIGDAEPLVQKLAYQPELPCLPIWLAAQENLYRTPKVKCVWNYLTNRLIRKLG; translated from the coding sequence ATGGCCAAGGCATCCGCCCGACTTACCACTCTTGCCGCAGGCAGCGATACCCAGCTTTCTGGCACAGTGCGGATCACGGCAAGCGTTGTTGTATCACACTATTTGCTTCCCGAGATCATTGCAGAGATACGCTTGGCAGAGCCAGATATCGAAATTGAACTCGTGCCGTCTGACACGACAGAGAGTCTGATGTACCGCGATGCGGATATTGCTATCCGTATGTATCGTCCCACCCAATTGGACATTGTAACGCGCAAGATTGCAGAACAGCCCTTGGCAATCTATGCCTCGCACGAACTCTTGGGGCGCCTTGGTCAACCGCAGAATTTTGAGGACCTGGCTGCTATGCCGTTTGTGGGCTTCGATCGGTCCGATATGATTATTCGCAGCATGCGCGAAATTGGCCTCATGGTAGACCGGCATTTTTTTGGTGTCCGTTGCGATGACCAAGCCACATATTGGGAACTTGTTCGCGCAGGCTGCGGCGCTGGCGCTATGCAGACCGTCATCGGTGATGCTGAACCACTGGTGCAAAAGCTCGCATACCAACCCGAGCTCCCTTGTCTGCCGATTTGGCTTGCGGCCCAGGAAAACCTGTACCGAACCCCTAAAGTCAAATGTGTTTGGAACTATTTGACCAACCGACTAATACGAAAACTTGGTTGA
- a CDS encoding NAD-dependent epimerase/dehydratase family protein: MTGKVLILGASGKVGRHCAQAFEAAGWSIRRYDRKQGHMTAAAQNCDVIVNGLNPPNYHNWKTIIPQITREVINAAQDSGATVLLPGNVYHFGDQPGVWSETTPADPISRKGEIRLAMEHEYATSGVQTIVLRAGNFIDPNRQGCIMSQVYLRDLRRDRVTLPGPAETRQAMCYLPDLARAAVALVEKRRTLSQFEDVPFSGHTLSALDIKSEVERILKRELRFVQFPWWMFKITAPFWELAREMNEMQYLWNTDHALSGTRLTQILPDFEVTPVGEVFQSVLP, translated from the coding sequence ATGACTGGAAAAGTATTGATACTGGGCGCGTCGGGGAAAGTAGGCCGACACTGTGCGCAGGCGTTTGAAGCTGCAGGTTGGTCCATCAGGCGGTATGACCGTAAGCAAGGTCATATGACTGCTGCGGCACAGAATTGCGACGTGATCGTCAATGGACTGAACCCGCCGAACTACCACAACTGGAAAACCATCATCCCTCAGATCACACGCGAGGTTATCAACGCGGCGCAGGACAGTGGTGCAACCGTCCTATTGCCTGGGAATGTGTACCACTTTGGCGACCAGCCAGGCGTTTGGTCTGAAACCACGCCAGCCGACCCCATCAGCAGAAAGGGCGAGATCCGGCTAGCAATGGAGCATGAGTACGCAACGAGCGGCGTCCAGACCATTGTTCTACGCGCCGGGAACTTCATCGACCCCAATCGTCAGGGGTGCATCATGTCACAAGTCTACCTGCGCGATCTCCGGCGGGATAGAGTCACGCTTCCAGGACCCGCAGAGACGCGACAAGCGATGTGCTACTTGCCTGATTTGGCCCGAGCAGCCGTTGCGCTGGTTGAAAAGCGCCGCACACTTTCTCAATTCGAAGATGTGCCTTTTTCTGGTCATACTCTGAGCGCTCTGGATATCAAATCCGAGGTTGAGCGCATTCTGAAACGGGAATTGAGGTTCGTACAGTTTCCCTGGTGGATGTTTAAGATCACGGCTCCTTTTTGGGAACTTGCGCGCGAGATGAATGAGATGCAGTACCTTTGGAACACTGACCATGCTCTGTCGGGCACGCGGCTGACGCAAATTTTGCCGGATTTCGAAGTAACGCCTGTGGGCGAGGTTTTTCAAAGTGTCCTCCCCTAA
- a CDS encoding NAD(P)-dependent oxidoreductase produces the protein MPYLPVTKLWPELTHVTFPKLRSRLSASAPVGRTEGLNKKPGTSKASATRLVKSIRRKTLRGRRLGLYGYGRIAKTVAGYARFFGMDVVWWASEDGRQRKTERKWPLAGTSSLRIVMWFRYTSG, from the coding sequence ATGCCCTATCTGCCCGTCACAAAGCTGTGGCCCGAACTAACCCATGTAACTTTTCCAAAGTTGCGCTCTCGATTGTCTGCGTCAGCACCCGTGGGCAGAACTGAGGGTTTGAACAAGAAACCCGGAACCAGCAAAGCTTCGGCTACCAGGCTGGTCAAATCCATCCGCCGCAAGACCCTGCGCGGCCGCCGATTGGGATTGTACGGCTATGGGCGGATCGCCAAAACTGTCGCGGGCTATGCGCGGTTCTTTGGTATGGATGTTGTCTGGTGGGCCTCCGAAGACGGGCGGCAACGGAAGACGGAGAGAAAGTGGCCACTAGCCGGGACCAGTTCTTTGCGGATTGTGATGTGGTTTCGCTACACGTCCGGCTAA